One part of the Haemophilus parainfluenzae genome encodes these proteins:
- the folK gene encoding 2-amino-4-hydroxy-6-hydroxymethyldihydropteridine diphosphokinase, translating into MVQVYIALGSNLNTPTEQLNSALEAISALPNTELQSVSGFYQSKPLGPQDQPDYVNAVAMIETTRPPLALLDELQRIENKQGRVRLRRWGERTLDLDILLYGDQIIQNERLTVPHYDMKNREFVIVPLNDIAQDLVLPEGEKVADLVKAFENHQMHKIKNSEKIDRT; encoded by the coding sequence ATGGTTCAAGTATATATCGCCCTTGGCAGCAATTTAAATACGCCGACAGAACAATTAAATTCCGCATTAGAGGCAATTTCTGCGCTGCCTAATACCGAATTACAATCGGTCAGCGGGTTTTATCAAAGCAAACCATTAGGCCCGCAAGATCAACCTGATTATGTGAATGCGGTAGCGATGATTGAAACCACTCGCCCACCTTTAGCTTTGCTCGATGAATTGCAACGCATTGAAAATAAACAAGGTCGCGTACGTTTACGTCGTTGGGGTGAGCGTACACTGGATTTGGATATTCTGCTATACGGCGATCAAATCATTCAAAATGAACGCTTAACCGTGCCTCATTACGATATGAAAAATCGCGAATTCGTGATTGTGCCGCTTAATGATATCGCACAAGATTTGGTTTTACCGGAAGGTGAAAAAGTCGCAGATTTGGTGAAAGCCTTTGAAAATCATCAAATGCATAAAATCAAAAATAGCGAAAAAATTGACCGCACTTAA
- a CDS encoding pentapeptide repeat-containing protein, with protein sequence MAIKNNQKQRYSYFCHDSRNSYFFNKNFNKTNSFKTNFSNSKFSNCGLVSAKFKFCSFYNVIFDNCYIRGALFKKCNLINTNFRNCIVSSSVFERSKLNNCQFIDCIILDKNQLLDSCQFCNTERLSCFPYEKEFDSRLIREVRTLRENFFIRRSTILHRKKGKLETVSIKYLCRVFGERFLIQNISKLSTLITKEFYSLSYIITMLNKIRS encoded by the coding sequence ATGGCTATAAAAAATAACCAGAAGCAGAGATATAGTTATTTTTGTCATGACTCGAGAAACTCTTATTTTTTTAATAAGAATTTTAATAAAACTAATAGTTTCAAAACAAATTTTTCAAATTCAAAATTTTCGAATTGTGGACTTGTCAGTGCGAAGTTTAAATTTTGTTCTTTTTATAATGTGATATTTGATAATTGCTATATTAGAGGTGCTTTATTTAAAAAATGTAATCTTATAAATACAAATTTTAGAAATTGTATAGTTAGTTCATCTGTATTTGAACGTTCAAAATTAAATAATTGTCAGTTCATTGATTGTATCATTTTAGATAAAAATCAATTATTAGATTCTTGCCAATTCTGTAATACAGAAAGACTATCTTGTTTTCCTTATGAAAAAGAATTTGATTCTAGGCTTATTAGAGAAGTTAGGACGCTAAGAGAAAACTTTTTTATTAGGCGATCAACTATTCTTCATCGCAAAAAAGGAAAATTGGAAACCGTATCAATAAAATATCTTTGTAGAGTTTTTGGTGAGCGCTTTTTGATTCAAAATATTTCTAAGCTTTCAACGCTTATAACGAAAGAGTTTTATAGTCTGAGCTATATTATAACTATGTTGAATAAAATACGAAGTTGA
- a CDS encoding DNA internalization-related competence protein ComEC/Rec2, which translates to MKLTLFQLCIMLIISAFSLLIVPDFLLFTWQRAGLSILMLVMTAFCFHWFNYFKVRNFCINGICFLLALAYVHSQALSLLTQAEKISSLPNKIALDLHISEIFHQQDYQTLVARTSLFDGQEQRIFINWKTPEKPQLGEVWRADVKLRPISARLNHGGFDRQQWYFSKRIIAVGNVKSAVKIGEDFSFRTHFLQNSLKQTEGLSLQGLLIALAFGERAWLDNKTWLIYQQTNTAHLIAISGLHIGLAMGLGFFFARFLQLALPTRFISPWFPLCFGVLIALGYAYLAGFSLPTFRAMMALVFIAILQFSRRYYTPLQMLCLVVVFLLFCDPLMPLSVSFWLSIGAVTCLIVWYRYVPLSIIEWRHQKLSNKVRWILGLFHLQLGLLILFTPIQLFFFNGTALNGFLANLIAVPLYSFLLVPLILFAVLTNGAFSSWHLSNAIAQGITQCLSFFQGWYMPISINLSLILTTLLSLVFGGMLYGLYFASQRKTKNTPLKSSRFFTLNSTKILSPEEYKQALRSVIFIFCFCIGTLGYRYIMKPKWQLDTLDVGQGLATLIVKDGKGVLYDTGPAWQSGIGGSSMVELEILPYLQREGIELETLILSHDDNDHSGGAKAILAAYPEIELITPSRKNYGETHRTFCLQEKQWQWQGLDFKILSPAQITDRAENPQSCVILFTDGQYQILLTGDADVATERSFAENLGKINVLQVGHHGSKTSTGEILLAQTKPDLALISSGRWNAWNFPHPTVIERLNRYQSAVENTAISGHIRLNFTEKGIEIEKARGDFSPWFARVIGLSPK; encoded by the coding sequence ATGAAACTCACGTTATTTCAACTGTGCATCATGCTCATCATTTCAGCCTTTTCTTTGCTTATCGTGCCTGATTTTTTACTGTTTACCTGGCAACGAGCGGGGCTGAGCATTTTAATGTTGGTTATGACTGCATTTTGTTTCCATTGGTTCAATTATTTTAAAGTCAGAAATTTTTGCATTAACGGCATTTGTTTTTTGCTTGCCTTAGCTTACGTGCATTCACAAGCCTTGTCCTTATTGACTCAAGCAGAAAAAATCTCCAGTTTACCGAATAAAATCGCTTTAGATCTTCACATCTCAGAAATTTTTCATCAGCAAGATTATCAAACGTTGGTTGCAAGAACGTCCTTATTTGATGGGCAAGAACAACGGATTTTTATTAATTGGAAAACACCTGAAAAGCCACAGTTAGGCGAAGTTTGGCGAGCTGATGTAAAGCTTCGTCCTATTTCGGCGAGATTAAATCATGGAGGGTTTGATCGACAACAATGGTATTTTTCCAAAAGAATTATTGCCGTAGGGAATGTGAAAAGTGCGGTCAAAATTGGTGAAGATTTTTCTTTCCGCACACATTTTCTACAAAATAGCCTCAAACAGACGGAAGGGCTTTCTTTACAAGGTTTACTTATCGCATTGGCATTTGGTGAGCGAGCTTGGCTGGATAATAAAACGTGGCTGATTTACCAACAAACGAATACAGCACATTTAATTGCCATTTCAGGACTCCATATCGGTTTAGCAATGGGCTTAGGCTTTTTCTTTGCTCGATTCTTGCAACTTGCACTGCCTACACGCTTTATTTCGCCCTGGTTTCCGCTTTGCTTTGGTGTATTGATTGCTTTAGGTTATGCCTATTTAGCTGGATTTAGTTTACCAACCTTCCGTGCAATGATGGCATTGGTTTTTATTGCCATCCTTCAATTTTCTCGGCGATATTACACACCTTTGCAAATGCTGTGTTTGGTGGTAGTATTTTTGCTTTTTTGTGATCCGCTTATGCCGCTTTCGGTGAGCTTTTGGCTTTCAATTGGTGCCGTTACCTGTCTGATTGTGTGGTACCGATATGTTCCCTTATCAATCATTGAATGGCGACATCAAAAATTATCCAACAAAGTGCGGTGGATTTTAGGCTTGTTTCATTTGCAGTTGGGGCTGCTGATTTTATTCACGCCTATTCAGCTTTTCTTTTTTAATGGTACGGCGTTAAATGGATTCTTAGCAAATTTAATTGCAGTGCCCTTGTATAGTTTCTTACTTGTACCCTTAATTCTCTTTGCGGTATTAACGAATGGTGCATTTTCTTCTTGGCATCTTTCAAATGCGATTGCTCAAGGTATTACACAATGCCTTAGTTTTTTCCAAGGCTGGTACATGCCGATTTCAATTAATTTATCTCTCATTCTGACCACACTTTTAAGCCTTGTTTTCGGCGGAATGTTATATGGTTTGTATTTTGCATCTCAAAGGAAAACAAAAAACACACCGCTAAAATCAAGTCGATTTTTCACATTAAACAGCACAAAAATCTTATCACCAGAAGAGTATAAACAAGCGCTTCGTAGTGTCATTTTTATTTTTTGTTTTTGTATTGGCACGCTTGGGTATCGATATATCATGAAACCCAAATGGCAGTTAGATACGTTAGATGTTGGACAAGGTTTAGCAACCTTAATTGTGAAAGACGGGAAAGGTGTATTGTATGACACAGGGCCTGCTTGGCAGAGTGGAATAGGTGGCTCTTCTATGGTGGAATTGGAAATATTGCCTTATCTTCAACGAGAAGGCATTGAACTTGAAACCTTGATTTTAAGCCATGATGATAATGATCATTCGGGCGGCGCCAAAGCGATTTTAGCCGCATATCCAGAGATTGAACTGATTACACCTTCTCGTAAAAACTATGGCGAAACGCACCGCACTTTTTGTCTTCAGGAGAAACAGTGGCAGTGGCAAGGGCTTGATTTTAAAATTCTTTCACCCGCGCAAATAACCGATAGGGCGGAGAATCCCCAATCTTGCGTGATTTTATTCACGGATGGACAGTATCAGATTCTGTTAACCGGTGATGCGGATGTGGCAACAGAAAGATCTTTTGCTGAAAACCTCGGCAAGATTAATGTGTTACAGGTAGGACATCATGGTAGTAAAACTTCAACAGGCGAGATTTTACTGGCACAGACAAAACCTGATCTAGCCTTAATTTCAAGCGGGCGATGGAATGCGTGGAATTTTCCTCATCCAACCGTCATTGAACGATTAAATCGTTATCAAAGTGCGGTCGAAAATACCGCTATTTCAGGTCATATAAGGTTAAATTTTACTGAAAAGGGCATTGAAATTGAAAAGGCGAGAGGAGATTTTTCACCTTGGTTTGCCCGTGTAATTGGATTATCCCCGAAATAA
- the pcnB gene encoding polynucleotide adenylyltransferase PcnB, translated as MFSRNAITVVEKLQRQGYDAYIVGGCLRDLLLGKHPKDFDVATNARPDQIQAVFQRQCRLVGRRFRLAHIMFGRDVIEVATFRANHSDARSENQAKQSDEGMLLRDNVYGTIEQDAERRDFTVNALYYNPQDNTLRDYFNGIDDLKNGKLRLIGDPVTRYQEDPVRMLRSVRFMAKLDMFLEKPSEQPIRELAPLLKNIPPARLFDESLKLLQSGNGVKTYKLLRQYGLFEQLFPSLTPYFTEKEDSLAERMILTSLNSTDERIADKLRINPAFLFAAFFWYPLREKVDVLKNEGGLNNHDAYALAGNEVLDQLCRSLAAPRRHTSVIRDIWMLQLQLLKRTGSHPARTMEHQKFRAAFDLLAMRAEVEGGETVELAKWWHEYQLSNQEQRRQLVQEQQKLHPAPKKKYYRRHKPKAAN; from the coding sequence ATGTTTAGCCGTAATGCCATTACCGTGGTAGAAAAATTGCAACGCCAAGGTTATGACGCTTATATCGTTGGTGGTTGTTTGCGTGATTTATTGTTGGGCAAACATCCAAAAGATTTTGATGTAGCAACAAATGCACGTCCCGACCAAATTCAAGCGGTATTCCAACGTCAATGTCGTTTAGTTGGTCGTCGTTTCCGTCTTGCGCATATTATGTTTGGTCGCGATGTGATCGAAGTGGCCACATTCCGTGCTAATCATTCAGATGCGCGCAGTGAAAATCAAGCGAAACAAAGTGATGAAGGGATGTTATTACGTGATAACGTGTATGGCACTATTGAACAAGATGCGGAGCGCCGTGACTTCACCGTAAACGCCCTTTACTACAATCCGCAAGATAATACGTTGCGTGATTACTTCAACGGAATTGATGACCTGAAAAACGGGAAATTACGTCTGATTGGCGATCCGGTTACCCGTTATCAAGAAGATCCTGTGCGTATGTTACGCTCTGTGCGCTTTATGGCGAAATTGGATATGTTCTTGGAAAAACCAAGTGAACAGCCAATTCGTGAGCTTGCACCATTGCTGAAAAATATTCCACCCGCACGTTTATTCGATGAAAGCTTAAAATTATTGCAGTCTGGCAATGGCGTAAAAACCTATAAATTGCTTCGTCAATATGGCTTATTTGAACAGCTTTTCCCGAGCTTAACGCCTTATTTCACCGAAAAAGAAGACAGCCTTGCGGAGCGCATGATTTTAACTTCGTTAAATTCAACTGATGAACGTATTGCCGATAAATTACGTATTAATCCAGCCTTTTTATTTGCGGCATTCTTCTGGTATCCATTACGCGAAAAAGTGGATGTGCTGAAAAATGAAGGTGGCTTAAACAATCACGATGCCTATGCCCTTGCAGGCAATGAAGTGCTTGATCAATTATGCCGATCATTAGCCGCACCTCGTCGTCATACATCCGTCATTCGTGATATTTGGATGTTGCAATTACAACTGCTTAAACGTACCGGTTCTCACCCTGCTCGCACGATGGAACATCAAAAATTCCGTGCAGCCTTTGATTTATTGGCGATGCGTGCTGAAGTGGAAGGCGGTGAAACCGTTGAACTCGCAAAATGGTGGCATGAGTACCAACTCAGCAATCAAGAACAACGTCGTCAATTGGTTCAAGAGCAACAAAAATTGCATCCAGCGCCGAAGAAAAAATATTACCGCAGACATAAACCTAAGGCGGCTAACTAA
- the dksA gene encoding RNA polymerase-binding protein DksA, with product MSKASLSLLDLAGVKPYQLKPDEEYMNKDQILHFRKILTAWHEQIVEEASRTVAHMQDEASNFPDPADRATQEEEFSLELRNRDRERKLMKKIEYTLKKLDTDDFGYCDSCGEEIGIRRLEARPTADLCIDCKTLAEIREKQVAG from the coding sequence ATGTCTAAGGCGTCTCTAAGTTTGCTAGATTTAGCAGGTGTTAAACCCTATCAACTAAAGCCTGATGAAGAATACATGAATAAAGATCAAATTCTTCATTTCAGAAAAATTTTAACTGCATGGCACGAACAAATTGTAGAAGAAGCATCAAGAACCGTTGCTCATATGCAAGATGAAGCGTCTAACTTCCCTGATCCTGCAGATCGTGCGACACAAGAAGAAGAATTCAGTCTGGAATTACGCAACCGCGATCGCGAGCGTAAATTAATGAAAAAGATTGAATATACATTGAAAAAATTAGATACCGATGATTTCGGTTATTGCGATTCTTGTGGGGAAGAAATTGGCATCCGTCGTTTAGAAGCGCGCCCTACTGCTGATCTTTGTATTGATTGCAAAACTCTTGCTGAAATTCGTGAAAAACAAGTCGCAGGTTAA
- the hrpA gene encoding ATP-dependent RNA helicase HrpA: MKNKSIKRELNPIQQSLFSKLKDIMLVDQRRLSARIHGIGKIKSQEAQQAVAAEIQMQIEQAQLRVENRKSAVKNPIVFPESLPVSQRKAEIQKLLSEHQVIVVAGETGSGKTTQLPKMCLELGFGNLGMIGHTQPRRIAARSVAARIAEELETELGDLVGYKVRFNDQISDDTQIKLMTDGILLAEIQNDRFLNQYSCLIIDEAHERSLNNDFILGYLKQLLPRRRDLKLIITSATIDVERFSKHFNNAPIIEVSGRTYPVEVRYRPVVEEDDQDQLQSILNAVDELQAEGRGDILIFMNGEREIRDTAEALQKQNLKHTEILPLFARLSAQEQNKIFHPSGLNRIVLATNVAETSLTVPGIKYVIDPGTARISRYSYRTKVQRLPIEPISQASANQRKGRCGRVSEGICIRLYSEEDFNSRPEFTDPEILRTNLASVILQMTALGLDDIEAFPFVDSPDKRHIQDGIKLLEELGAFEIVRTKSGEKRQLTAAGRQLSQFPVDPRLAKMLLSAVSQDALHEVMIIVAALSIQDPRERPQEKQQASDEKHRRFADKKSDFLAFLNLWRYLQEQQKELSKNQFRRQCQKDFLNYLRIREWQDIYHQIRLTVREMGLPINSEKAEYQQIHTALLSGLLSHIGLKEAEKQQYLGARNAHFAIFPNSVLFKKQPKWVMAAELVETSKLWGRMVAEIEPEWIEPLAEHLIKKSYSEPRWSKSRGAVIADEKVTLYGVPIVAARPVNYGSIDPTVSREIFIQSALVEGDWNTKHKFFKENQRLVREVEELEHKSRRRDILVDDRTLFEFYDQRIGTEVVSQKHFDTWWKKAQQKDPELLNFERSFLINDDAEQVSKLDFPNFWHQGNLKLKLTYQFEPGTDADGVTVHIPLPLLNQVEMTGFDWQIPGLREELVIALIKSLPKSYRRNFVPAPNYAQAFLSRAVPLEKPLLDTLIYELRRMTGVTVEAEHWNWEQIPSHLKMTFRVVDENGKKIAESMNLDELKFNLKDRVQESISAVADDGIEQSGLHIWSFAELPQCYEQKQRGFSVKAFPAIVDEKDAVGIKLFETEFEQAVAMQQGLRRLLLLNVPSPIKYLHEKLPNKAKLGLYFTPFGRVLDLIDDCIACAVDKLIADFGGFVWDEAGFEKLRDFVRENLNEVTVDIAQKVEQILSLNHALNQRLKGKMDFTMAFAFSDIKAQLSGLIYPGFVQKSGYDRLSDLQRYLQAVDKRIDKLAQEVNRDRAAMLRVEQVQQAYQQLLAKLPKSKPISDEVAEIRYMIEELRVSLFAQQLGTKYQVSDKRILNVIADI, from the coding sequence ATGAAGAACAAATCAATCAAACGTGAATTAAATCCGATACAACAATCTCTCTTTTCGAAACTCAAGGATATTATGCTGGTGGATCAACGTCGTTTATCCGCCCGCATTCATGGTATTGGAAAAATTAAAAGCCAAGAGGCTCAGCAAGCCGTTGCCGCAGAAATCCAGATGCAGATTGAACAGGCTCAATTGCGTGTAGAAAATCGTAAAAGTGCGGTCAAAAATCCGATTGTTTTTCCAGAGAGTTTGCCCGTTAGCCAACGCAAAGCCGAAATTCAAAAACTGCTTTCTGAGCATCAGGTCATCGTGGTGGCAGGGGAAACCGGTTCAGGTAAAACCACTCAATTGCCGAAAATGTGTTTGGAATTAGGTTTCGGCAATTTAGGCATGATTGGTCATACTCAACCACGCCGTATTGCTGCTCGTTCGGTGGCGGCGCGTATTGCGGAAGAACTGGAAACGGAGCTTGGCGATTTAGTTGGTTATAAGGTTCGTTTTAACGATCAAATCAGTGATGATACGCAAATCAAGTTGATGACTGACGGGATCCTGTTAGCAGAAATTCAAAACGATCGTTTTCTCAACCAATATTCTTGTTTGATTATTGATGAAGCCCACGAACGTAGCCTAAATAACGATTTTATTCTCGGTTATCTGAAACAACTTTTACCACGTCGTCGTGATTTAAAACTCATCATCACATCCGCGACCATTGATGTGGAACGCTTTTCTAAACACTTTAACAATGCGCCGATTATTGAAGTCTCAGGTAGAACCTATCCTGTTGAAGTGCGTTATCGTCCCGTAGTGGAAGAAGACGATCAAGATCAGCTACAAAGCATTCTCAACGCAGTGGATGAACTGCAAGCAGAAGGTCGGGGCGATATCTTGATCTTTATGAACGGTGAGCGTGAAATTCGCGATACCGCCGAAGCTTTACAAAAACAAAACCTAAAACACACGGAAATTCTACCGCTCTTTGCACGCTTGTCTGCGCAAGAACAAAATAAAATTTTCCATCCGAGCGGATTAAATCGCATCGTGTTGGCGACCAACGTCGCAGAAACCTCATTGACCGTGCCGGGCATTAAATATGTAATTGACCCAGGTACTGCGCGAATTTCCCGTTATAGCTATCGCACCAAAGTACAACGTTTACCGATTGAACCCATTTCACAGGCATCTGCTAATCAGCGTAAAGGTCGTTGTGGTCGTGTAAGTGAAGGGATTTGTATTCGTTTATATTCGGAAGAGGATTTTAATTCTCGTCCGGAGTTTACCGATCCTGAAATTCTGCGCACCAATTTAGCCTCCGTTATTTTGCAAATGACGGCATTGGGTTTGGATGATATTGAAGCCTTCCCATTTGTGGATTCGCCAGATAAACGCCATATTCAAGATGGTATAAAATTGTTGGAAGAATTGGGTGCGTTTGAAATCGTTCGCACCAAATCTGGAGAGAAGCGTCAATTAACGGCTGCAGGTCGTCAATTATCGCAATTCCCTGTGGATCCACGTTTAGCGAAAATGTTGTTGAGTGCTGTTTCACAAGATGCGTTGCATGAAGTAATGATTATTGTTGCAGCGTTATCCATTCAAGATCCGCGCGAGCGTCCACAAGAAAAACAGCAAGCTTCTGATGAAAAACATCGTCGTTTTGCCGATAAAAAATCAGATTTCTTGGCTTTCCTCAATCTTTGGCGTTATCTACAAGAACAACAAAAAGAATTGAGTAAAAACCAATTCCGTCGCCAATGCCAAAAGGATTTCTTAAATTATTTACGTATTCGTGAATGGCAGGATATTTATCATCAAATTCGTTTAACTGTACGTGAAATGGGTTTGCCGATTAATTCCGAAAAAGCAGAATATCAGCAAATTCATACCGCACTTTTAAGCGGTTTGCTTTCTCATATCGGTTTAAAAGAAGCGGAGAAACAACAATATCTTGGCGCACGTAATGCCCATTTTGCAATTTTCCCCAATTCTGTACTTTTCAAAAAACAACCGAAATGGGTGATGGCGGCAGAGTTAGTGGAAACCTCCAAACTTTGGGGGCGTATGGTGGCAGAAATCGAGCCAGAATGGATCGAGCCACTAGCCGAGCATTTAATTAAAAAATCCTATTCTGAACCGCGTTGGTCAAAATCTCGTGGGGCGGTGATTGCAGATGAGAAAGTGACGCTTTACGGAGTGCCGATTGTGGCTGCGCGACCAGTGAATTACGGCTCTATCGATCCAACGGTAAGCCGTGAGATCTTTATTCAATCTGCCTTAGTGGAAGGGGATTGGAATACCAAACATAAATTCTTCAAAGAAAATCAACGACTCGTTCGAGAAGTGGAAGAGTTGGAACACAAAAGCCGCCGCCGCGATATTTTGGTGGATGATCGCACGCTTTTTGAATTTTACGATCAGCGTATTGGCACAGAAGTGGTTTCTCAAAAACATTTTGATACATGGTGGAAAAAGGCGCAGCAAAAAGATCCTGAATTGCTTAATTTTGAACGTTCATTCTTAATTAATGATGATGCGGAACAAGTGAGCAAGCTGGATTTCCCGAATTTCTGGCATCAAGGTAATTTGAAACTCAAATTAACTTATCAATTTGAACCGGGTACCGATGCAGATGGTGTGACTGTGCATATTCCGTTGCCGTTGCTCAATCAAGTGGAAATGACGGGGTTTGATTGGCAAATTCCGGGCTTGCGGGAAGAACTGGTGATTGCATTGATTAAATCGCTGCCGAAATCTTATCGCCGTAACTTCGTGCCGGCACCTAATTATGCCCAAGCTTTTTTAAGCCGAGCAGTGCCATTGGAAAAACCGTTATTAGATACGCTAATTTATGAATTACGTCGTATGACGGGCGTTACTGTAGAAGCGGAACATTGGAATTGGGAACAAATTCCAAGCCATTTGAAAATGACGTTCCGTGTGGTGGATGAAAACGGCAAGAAAATCGCTGAATCCATGAATTTGGATGAGCTGAAATTCAACTTAAAAGATCGCGTACAGGAAAGTATTTCTGCTGTGGCAGATGATGGTATTGAACAAAGCGGGCTGCATATTTGGAGCTTTGCAGAGCTGCCACAATGTTACGAACAAAAACAACGTGGTTTCAGCGTCAAAGCGTTCCCGGCCATCGTAGATGAAAAAGATGCGGTTGGTATCAAACTGTTTGAAACAGAATTTGAGCAAGCGGTGGCGATGCAACAAGGTTTGCGCCGCTTATTGTTGCTCAATGTACCGTCACCGATTAAATATCTGCATGAAAAATTGCCGAATAAGGCTAAATTAGGTCTGTATTTTACTCCGTTCGGTCGCGTGTTGGATTTGATTGATGACTGTATCGCTTGTGCGGTGGATAAACTGATTGCTGATTTTGGCGGTTTTGTGTGGGATGAAGCAGGCTTTGAAAAATTGCGTGATTTCGTTCGAGAAAATCTGAATGAAGTGACCGTGGATATCGCGCAGAAAGTGGAACAAATCCTCTCTCTCAATCACGCCTTAAACCAACGTTTAAAAGGCAAAATGGATTTCACCATGGCCTTTGCCTTTTCTGATATTAAGGCGCAATTAAGCGGGCTGATTTATCCAGGTTTTGTGCAAAAGAGCGGTTATGATCGCCTATCAGATTTACAACGCTATCTGCAAGCCGTTGATAAGCGTATTGATAAACTGGCTCAAGAGGTGAACCGCGATCGTGCCGCGATGCTACGCGTGGAACAAGTGCAACAGGCTTATCAACAATTACTCGCTAAACTGCCGAAATCTAAACCAATTTCTGATGAAGTGGCAGAAATTCGCTATATGATCGAGGAATTGCGTGTGAGTTTATTTGCTCAGCAGTTAGGTACGAAGTACCAGGTGTCGGATAAGCGGATTTTGAATGTGATTGCCGATATTTAA